Proteins encoded together in one Impatiens glandulifera chromosome 1, dImpGla2.1, whole genome shotgun sequence window:
- the LOC124914054 gene encoding protein ROOT HAIR DEFECTIVE 3 homolog 1-like, producing the protein MVDKCLAEYDEEAEFYDEVVKADHREKLKQRLLQEIKPILGSLMDNISSQALNDFKSNLEKDMTGGKKFREAADWSKMLVKFDSDYKDSKIEQAQWTSNKVRDKLVSQISSHVDSIRSMKQNELTNQVKSKLKSGLTESMGAILKKPESNMWVNLSDLFQHETESTCSEFRVGLEDLGTNDTAKVEADEMLKGYGRDIIEKNVRKETLKILQLMQDKFCYILLNEPDSNIPRSWKGSDMIQDIVKTARTQCVNIMSAMAIIRLGSNKESDNIQQILSNALLEEGGEGRLTSSKWDGVEASKTLMSPATCATVWDHFLKSSGIIITSVKQTIQARNDADKMAATANNQPQQQQQHQPNVLETVLRTAFPVPALAIDLLGKLF; encoded by the exons ATGGTGGACAAATGTTTGGCCGA ATATGATGAAGAAGCCGAATTTTATGACGAAGTTGTTAAGGCGGACCATAGAGAAAAACTAAAACAACGTTTGTTGCAA GAAATCAAACCGATACTTGGGTCCTTAATGGACAACATATCTTCTCAAGCTTTAAATGACTTCAAATCTAATCTCGAGAAAGATATGACTGGAGGCAAAAAATTTCGTGAGGCTGCAGATTGGTCTAAGATGCTGGTGAAATTCGATTCTGATTACAAag attcaaAGATTGAACAAGCTCAATGGACATCTAACAAAGTAAGAGATAAGTTGGTGTCTCAAATAAGTAGCCATGTGGATTCCATTAGGTCAATGAAACAAAATGAGCTGACAAACCAAGTTAAGTCGAAACTCAAAAGTGGATTGACAGAATCTATGGGAGCTATTCTGAAAAAACCTGAAAGTAACATGTGGGTCAATCTTAGCGATCTCTTTCAACACGAGACTGAGTCGACTTGCTCTGAGTTTAGGGTTGGCCTAGAGGACTTGGGCACAAATGACACTGCTAAGGTAGAAGCAGATGAAATGTTGAAGGGCTATGGAAGAGATATTATTGAGAAAAATGTTAGAAaagaaactttaaaaattttacAGCTCATGCAAGACAA GTTTTGTTATATCCTCCTGAATGAACCGGACTCAAATATCCCACGATCTTGGAAAGGAAGTGACATGATCCAAGACATTGTAAAGACAGCTCGAActcag TGTGTAAATATTATGTCTGCTATGGCTATAATAAGATTGGGCAGTAATAAAGAAAGTGACAACATTCAACAAATTCTTTCTAATGCTTTGCTAGAAGAAGGTGGAGAGGGTCGTCTAACGTCTAGTAAATGGGATGgg gTGGAGGCATCGAAGACATTGATGAGCCCAGCTACTTGTGCTACTGTTTGGGATCACTTTCTAAAATCCTCTGGCATTATCATTACTTCTGTCAAACAAACTATTCAAGCAAGG AATGATGCTGATAAAATGGCTGCAACAGCTAATAATCAG ccgcagcaacaacaacaacatcagcCCAATGTCTTGGAAACGGTTTTGCGAACAGCGTTTCCTGTCCCTGCACTCGCCATTGATTTGCTTGGCAAACTATTTTAG
- the LOC124914063 gene encoding protein ROOT HAIR DEFECTIVE 3-like, producing the protein MDLEGNDGRERGDDHNFEMKIALFSLVLSDTLLINMWYQDVGREKAANKPLLRIIFQAMLRLFAPRKTTLLFVIRDMGKVLSQSTYIYLL; encoded by the exons ATGGACTTGGAGGGTAACGACGGAAGAGAACGTGGAGAT gATCATAACTTTGAAATGAAGATCGCACTATTTTCTCTAGTTCTTTCTGACACACTTTTGATTAATAT gtggtATCAAGATGTTGGACGTGAAAAAGCTGCTAACAAACCATTATTAAGAATTATATTCCAg GCAATGTTGCGATTATTTGCCCCACGGAAGACaacattattatttgttattcgtGACATGGGAAAGGTTCTGAGTCAAtctacttatatttatttattgtaa